In Oryza sativa Japonica Group chromosome 3, ASM3414082v1, one DNA window encodes the following:
- the LOC4332860 gene encoding uncharacterized protein, which yields MAAMGRTVLPSYVLLDRIVRSEEEAVEEESEWAAMECADWKSYGCHPGDKRYPRNAARVKGMLLLARLAEPPGLSELSIRLSAAAAVPRPPPASFPPGAAVPPIPNLPDASPAPLTYVEAAGDGLIALTSCFRDGCSCYLVYDVVGKSLSMIPGLPESCLTYCSMRPLPLRTAAAGGYALRSSYSLAIVAKDLRFDMEAGGDVYRDVLCLCPPRPSSSSSSRGGITPWQFKDAIFPSQMPRSFHGDKVFSFGGHAFWADLAKGVLFCRCDDALSGRNDDAVQFRYIPLPVECHLNISFAMRGDLQLCRTMSCVDGGGDSIKFVCISDGGSSSAHTGDRAITMWTLTLATGEWLKDAQLMVADLWELEGFDKARLPKAIPISPVLNPQEDGVLSFMLNDADAELYMVSLNMHSKKLLSSLTLSSCPDDIVPPLGLDLSKDLQNLSLRPIAAESVPAKTQGRPIATKRRRSSLP from the coding sequence ATGGCTGCCATGGGAAGAACTGTACTACCTTCCTATGTTCTTCTGGATCGCATCGTTCGATCGGAGGAGGAAGCCGTCGAGGAGGAGTCGGAGTGGGCGGCCATGGAGTGCGCGGACTGGAAGTCGTACGGGTGCCACCCCGGTGACAAACGCTACCCCAGGAACGCCGCTAGGGTGAAGGGCATGCTGCTCCTGGCGCGCCTCGCGGAGCCCCCGGGTCTCTCCGAGCTCTCcatccgcctctccgccgccgccgccgtgcccaggccgccgccggccagcttcccccccggcgccgccgtcccgccCATCCCCAACTTGCCCGACGCGTCACCGGCGCCGCTCACCTACGTCGAGGCGGCAGGCGACGGCCTCATCGCCCTCACCTCGTGCTTCCGGGATGGCTGCAGCTGCTACCTCGTCTACGACGTCGTCGGCAAGTCGCTCTCCATGATCCCGGGCCTGCCCGAGTCCTGCCTCACCTACTGCAGCATGCGGCCTCTCCCCctgcgcaccgccgccgccggtggctacGCGCTGCGCAGCAGCTACTCGCTGGCCATCGTGGCTAAGGACTTGCGGTTTGACATGGAAGCGGGGGGAGACGTCTACCGGGATGTTCTCTGCCTGTGCCCACCGCGGCCATCATCATCCTCAAGTTCCAGGGGGGGCATCACGCCATGGCAATTCAAGGACGCCATCTTCCCATCACAGATGCCGCGTTCCTTCCACGGTGACAAGGTGTTCTCGTTCGGAGGCCACGCGTTCTGGGCCGACCTCGCAAAGGGCGTCCTCTTCTGTAGGTGCGACGACGCTCTCTCCGGCCGCAATGATGATGCCGTGCAATTCCGCTACATCCCGCTGCCTGTAGAGTGCCATCTTAACATCAGTTTCGCCATGAGGGGTGACCTCCAGCTATGCCGCACAATGAGCTgtgtcgacggcggcggtgactcTATCAAGTTCGTCTGCATCAGTGACGGCGGATCCAGCTCTGCGCACACCGGCGATCGTGCGATAACGATGTGGACACTGACCCTCGCAACCGGGGAGTGGCTGAAAGATGCACAACTCATGGTGGCAGATCTGTGGGAGCTGGAGGGCTTCGACAAGGCGAGGTTGCCCAAGGCCATACCAATTAGCCCTGTCCTGAACCCTCAGGAAGATGGTGTCCTTAGTTTCATGCTCAACGATGCCGATGCAGAGCTGTACATGGTCAGCCTTAACATGCACAGCAAGAAGCTCCTCTCGTCCTTGACCCTCTCATCCTGCCCTGATGACATTGTTCCTCCTTTGGGTTTGGATCTTTCCAAAGACCTTCAGAATCTGTCTCTTCGCCCTATTGCTGCTGAGTCTGTTCCAGCCAAGACACAGGGACGCCCAATTGCAACCAAGAGGAGGAGGTCGTCATTACCGTAG